From the genome of Corallococcus exiguus:
CTCCACAGCGCGGTGGCCAGGTCGCGGCGCGCCGGGGACTCCATCGCGGTGAAGAGGTCCTCGAAGGGGTCCACCAGCAAGAGCTGCCAGCGCTCGGGTGGGACCTGGCGCACCTCGTGGAGCGCCTCCGCCGCGCCTTGTCCGGGCTTGAGCAGCCGCACCTCCCAGTCCGCGGCCCGAAGCTCCTGGGGCAGGCCCGCGAGGGCGAGCGAGGACTTGCCGCTGCCGGAGACGCCGGCCAGCACCTGGAAGCGGGGACGCTGGCCCTCCACGGCCTCGTGGACGCGCTGGAGCAGCTCCTGCTGGAGCGACCCGCGGCCGAAGAAGAAGCGGCGGTCCTCCTGCTGGAAGGGCAGCAGGCCCCGGTAGGGCCGGAGCGCCACCGGGCGCGTGTCTCCGCCGTGCTCCGCGCGCGCGTAGAGCTGGAGCGAGACGTGATCCACCGCGGTGGTGTCCAGCGCCAGCAGGCGCCGGGCGTGCCCCACTGCCTCCTCCAGCGACGCGGGCGTCACCAGCAGCGCTCGGTAGAGGGCGCGCGTGAGCACCACGGAGCCCGGCACGGAGAGCAGCAGGCGCGAGGCCACCACCGCAGGCAGTCCCGCGCGATGGAGCGCCTGGGCCACGCTGCCCAGGTGGTTGTCCGTCGCGCCCGCGCCACTCTGGCACGCGCACAGCACCACCAGCCGCAACGTCGCCGCGTGGGGCATGAGCAGCTGACGCAGCGTCGCGCCATCCACCAGCTCCGGTTCGCCGCCCTCCCATGACGCGTCCCAGAGCAATCCATACGTCTGTCCGCGCCGGCCGCCGTGGCACAGCAGGTGGAGCACGGACACGGGTTCGCCGGGCCGGTTGAGCGCCTCCGACAGCGACGCCAGCGAGACGTGCGGCAGGACGTCCCGGTCCGGCTCGAATGGGTACGCGCCCTTTCGACAGGCTTCGCTCAGCTCCCGCTGATGCGCGCGGGCCGGCACCTGGCCTCCAGCGGCGGACCAGGCGAAGAGGACGCGGCCCTGCTGTGAGGTGCCCTGCGTGGGCACGTCTCCGGTCGCGGGCCATTCGTAGCGGATGAAGACGCCGGGCAGCTCCGCCACGGTGCGCCCGGAAGTGCCCAGCGTGAGCAGCTCCCAGGGAAGCGCGAAGAGCTCCGCCGCGGCGAAGCGGAAGGTGAGGTGCACCGGGCGCCCCACCTGGACGGCGGCGGTGATGTCGTTGGCCTGCGCGTCCCAGCCCACGCCTTCCAGGAAGGCGCGCAGCCGTTCCCCCAGACGCTGCACCACGTTGCGGTCCGGCTGGGGCTTCTCCAGCTCCGCGAGGTCCGACAGGAGCGCCGGCTCCCAGTCGAGCGCCGCGCGCGCGTAGCTGCCCCGGGCGCGCCGCAAGAGGTACTCCTGCGGCTCCATCCGGAAGTGGAAGGGGTCGCCCGCCTCCTGCGCGCGGACCAGCTCCAGCAGCAGCTCCAGTGGCGCGGGCTTCGCGACAGCGGCGCTCATGGCGAGGCCGCGGGAGCGGACACGGCGGGCTGTCCGTCCTGGCGCACCAGCCGGCCATCCAGGTCGTAGAGGGAGCTGGCCTGCTCCAGGAAGTGGAAGGGCAGCTTGATGTCCAGCTGCTGCGCCCGCCGCAGGTGGATGGCCAGGTCCGGCGGGGAGATGACCCCCATGGGCAGCCGCGACGCCGGGAGGCGCGAGCCCAGCACCTCCAGCATGTAGCGCGCGCTCAGCTGGCCGGCGCTCTTGAAGGGCACGCCAATGGACATGACCGCGCTGGAGTTGCCCTCGCGCACGGCCTCGCGCACGGAGCCCAGCACCGGAATGCCTTCGGAGTACCGATCGATGCGCTCCAGTTCGTCGTACACCGCGGAGGAGGTGGTGACCCAGAAGAGGCTGTGCCGGCCGTCGGGGTCTATCTGCCGCATCGCGCGGGCCATGCGCGGAAGCTGTTCGGAGAGCGTCTCCTCCGCGCCGCGCTTTCCCTCCACCGCCAGCTCCAGCAGCTGGAAGCCGTCCCGAGCGGACAGCCGCCGCATGGCCTCCGCCTCCACCTCCACCGTGCTCTGGTTGCGGCGGTCGTACACCACCGTCAGCGCCTTCAACGGGCCCAGCAGCTCCTGGAGGTAGTGCAGCTGTACATCGGGGGAGAGCGACAGCGAGACGAAGGCCATGTTGTCCGGCTTGGCCTGCTGTGAAGCGCCTTCCTCGAAGCCCAGCCACAGCTCCGGCGCCTTGCACAGCGCCACCACCGGCGTGGGCTGGTTGCCGAAGCGGTTGTAGAGAAAGCGCGTCGCGTCCGAGCCCATGGCGACGATGAGGTCGAACTGGCCGGAGTCCGCCAGCGCCAGCATCCGCTCCTGTTCCTCGCGGCCCGTGCCGAGCTTGTAGAGCGTGAGGCCCACCCGCACGCGCTGATTGCGCAGCACGGGCAGCATGCCCTCCAGGATCCAGTTGAGGCTGCTCTGGGCCACGGTGAGCAACACCAGCACCTCGCGCACCTGGAGCTGGGGCGTGGGTGGCTGTTCAGGGGTGATGAGGATCCGCTGCGCGGTCGCCTCCACCCGCCAGCCGCGAAGCGTCTCCGGCGGCAGGGCCACCCAGGTGGAGATGTCGTCCGGCTGTGCCTGGACCGGACAGGGCACGCACAGCAGCAACATCAGGCCCAACAGCCAGTCACGCATGGCGCACCTCGCGACCGGGCGAGGCCCGGGTCATCCAGGAATGGGCGGCCCCCAGCAGCAGCACTCCGACGCCCAGCCCTCCGAGCACCGGGAGCGGATCCTCCGAGGGCCTCCAGAAGGCGCTGACGAGGAGCGGCCCCACGCACTGCGCGAGCGCGCCGAGCAGCGGCGTGATGGAGGCCCAGGAGCGCCTGCGCGTGCTCTCCGCCGGCTGGCTTTCGACGTGGTGGTCGAGCGGGACGTGAACGAGCCCGAGGGACATTCCCAGAAGGCAGAGCGCCAGCGCGCGGACGGGCTCCAACGAGCCGAAGGCCGCGAGCGCGAGCAGTGACAGCCCGGTGCCCAGCACGCCCCCCTGAAGCAGCCTCCTGCTCCCGTCGAGGCGCGCCGGTACGGCATGGGGAAGCAACGCGCCCAGCGCGACGAGAGCGAGCAGTTGCCCGATGCGGTCCGTGTCCTGACCCTCGCCCACGAGCCATAGGGGCAACACGAGTCCGAGCACTCCCCCGCGCGAAAGCCACGACGGCAGCCCGACGAACAGCAGCGCCCAGCGGTGATCGCGCGGACTCCACGCCCCCGGAGGCAGGGGCGGAAGCGTGAGGGATGCGCGGAAGGCACGAGGCCCGGCGGACCGGTCCCGAGCTTCCACGGGGGGCAGCCAGTGCCGCGAATACGCGAGCGCGCCCAGGCCACAGAGGGCCGCGAACAGGAACACCGGGGACGGTCCCAGGTGGGCCGCCACGAGCGCGCCCAGCACCGTGCCGGCGAGCAGGCCGCCACCCCGGGCCAGGGTGAGCCGCGCCATGCGCCGGGGCGGCTGTCCCGAGGGAAGCGCGGCGAGCAGATACGCCCGCGTCCCGGCGGCCAGCGCCCCCAACCCGAACCCGCAGAGCCCGCGCAGCACCAGCCACGCGCGCAGGTCCGAGGTGAACGCCATCAACGCGAACGCCGCGGTGGACACGCCCAGGGCCACCACGAGCCAGCGCCCGAGGTGACCCCGCCGCGCGTAACGCTCGGAGGGGACGAGCGCGAGCGCGCAGGCCCCCTGGAATACGACGGCGAGCAGCGCGGCGCCGCCGCCCGGGAGGAGGGCCTCCGCGGCGACGGGGAGGAATGCGAACGGGAGTCCCTCCAGGAAGCCTCCGAGGAAGGCGAGGGGCTGGAGCCGGCCCACCGTCCGCTGCTCGAAGACGCGCGAGCCAGAGCCACGCCGGGGCAGGGGCGACAGTGCTCCGAGCACCAGCAGGCCCAACAGGCTCGAGGCGGCGAAGAGGAAGAGGAAGCCGGGGACGGTGCGCCACAGCCGCGCCTGGAGCGCGCCCTTCGCGGCGTCCACCTCCAGACGCACGGGGAGGTTCCACGGGCCCTCCGTGAGCTCCAGGTCGATGGTGTACTCGAAGCGCTCGTCTCCCGTGCGCCCAGCGCCTGCGTCCACCTGCACGAGCACCCGCTCATCCGCGATGAGCGCCAGTGAGCCCAGGTCTGCGTTGGTGCGCTGGTACTCCTCCAGCAGGGTGTCCAGGCCCCGCAGGTGGGAAAGCGTCAGGCCCAGCCGCGCCGCCTCGTTCAGCCGCCGCGCCAGCGAATGCGCCAGGCTGCTGGTGCGCTGGTGCAGCCCATCCGAATAGAGGTCCGCAAGCGCCAGGGACGTGGCCAGCGTCAGGGCCAGGAAGCTCAAGGAGAACGCCGCACCCAGCCAGCGCCGGGGATGCCGCATCCACAGCCGCTGCGCGCCCGACACGAAGGCCCCCAGGAACAGCAGACATCCCCCCAGCAGCGTGAAGAGGGGCTGGAAGCGCCGCAGCACCCGTTGGGACACGGCCTCCCGGGACATCACCAGCTCCAGTCGGCCCACTTCCCCGAAGCGGTCTGACAGCGGCAGCGACACGCGGAAGGAGTGCGCGTCCTCCGTCACCGCGAAGCGCTGGTGGGGCAGGGGAGGCACGCGGCGAGCCGCGGGGGCAGGAACCTCCGGGCCGGGGGGCTCGGAGAAGAGCAGCCGGCCCTGGTCGTCCAGGACGCGGACCGCCTCCAGCGTGGGGTCCGCCTGGCGCAGCGTGCGCGCCAGCTGGGTGAAGCCGGTGAACTGCTCCAGCGCCATGCCCACGCGCAGGAACATCTCCACCGGCCCCTGGAGGATCGCGCCCTGCGCCGCGAGCCGCTCGAACTGGAGGCGGGCATCCCCGCGCCACGCCTCGCCCAGTCCCAGGGCGACGACTCCTCCGAGCGAGGCGGCCAGCACCAGGAGGAGGGCGCCAAGCCGGGCCCGGCGCAACCCGCGCCCGTGCCGGAGGGAATGGACAGACATGGTTCACTCGCGAATGAGCGGCTTCATGCGCCGCGCCCTGTCTCCAAGGACGGCCTGGCCCCTGTCGGTGTGAACGGTTCACAAAGGCATCCATGTGCCGTCCCACGGGCATGCCCACACCCCAAATGCGTGCCTTTGTCTTGATGTCTGTTTTTGTATCAATATTCCTGCTGGCCACCCAGGCCCGCGCGGAAGCCCCGCCGCCGACGGGGGCCACCGTCCTCCAGAGCCGCGACGGCCGGTCCGCGCTGCGCGTGGGCATGGGTCTGCAGACGGACCTGCGGCTGACGCCCACCGACGATGGGCTCGCGAGCACCTTCTACGTCCGCCGCGCGCGCATCAACCTGTCCGGCACGCTGGCGCCCTTCGCGGACGTGCGGCTCATCACCGACGTGGGCTTGCGTGACACGCCCCTCTACCAGGATGCATGGTTGGAATTGCGCGCCACGCCCTGGCTGCGGCTGCGCGCGGGCCGGCTCAAGGTCCCCTTCGGCTACGAGTGGCTGGAGACCTCCTCCACCTTCCTGGACTTCGTCGAACAATCCCTCCTCTTCTCCCTGGTGCTGCCCCGGTACGACCAGGGAATGGCGCTCCACGGAGAGTTGGCCGGCAACCGCGTGGAGTAC
Proteins encoded in this window:
- a CDS encoding MFS transporter — encoded protein: MSVHSLRHGRGLRRARLGALLLVLAASLGGVVALGLGEAWRGDARLQFERLAAQGAILQGPVEMFLRVGMALEQFTGFTQLARTLRQADPTLEAVRVLDDQGRLLFSEPPGPEVPAPAARRVPPLPHQRFAVTEDAHSFRVSLPLSDRFGEVGRLELVMSREAVSQRVLRRFQPLFTLLGGCLLFLGAFVSGAQRLWMRHPRRWLGAAFSLSFLALTLATSLALADLYSDGLHQRTSSLAHSLARRLNEAARLGLTLSHLRGLDTLLEEYQRTNADLGSLALIADERVLVQVDAGAGRTGDERFEYTIDLELTEGPWNLPVRLEVDAAKGALQARLWRTVPGFLFLFAASSLLGLLVLGALSPLPRRGSGSRVFEQRTVGRLQPLAFLGGFLEGLPFAFLPVAAEALLPGGGAALLAVVFQGACALALVPSERYARRGHLGRWLVVALGVSTAAFALMAFTSDLRAWLVLRGLCGFGLGALAAGTRAYLLAALPSGQPPRRMARLTLARGGGLLAGTVLGALVAAHLGPSPVFLFAALCGLGALAYSRHWLPPVEARDRSAGPRAFRASLTLPPLPPGAWSPRDHRWALLFVGLPSWLSRGGVLGLVLPLWLVGEGQDTDRIGQLLALVALGALLPHAVPARLDGSRRLLQGGVLGTGLSLLALAAFGSLEPVRALALCLLGMSLGLVHVPLDHHVESQPAESTRRRSWASITPLLGALAQCVGPLLVSAFWRPSEDPLPVLGGLGVGVLLLGAAHSWMTRASPGREVRHA
- a CDS encoding ABC transporter substrate-binding protein, translated to MRDWLLGLMLLLCVPCPVQAQPDDISTWVALPPETLRGWRVEATAQRILITPEQPPTPQLQVREVLVLLTVAQSSLNWILEGMLPVLRNQRVRVGLTLYKLGTGREEQERMLALADSGQFDLIVAMGSDATRFLYNRFGNQPTPVVALCKAPELWLGFEEGASQQAKPDNMAFVSLSLSPDVQLHYLQELLGPLKALTVVYDRRNQSTVEVEAEAMRRLSARDGFQLLELAVEGKRGAEETLSEQLPRMARAMRQIDPDGRHSLFWVTTSSAVYDELERIDRYSEGIPVLGSVREAVREGNSSAVMSIGVPFKSAGQLSARYMLEVLGSRLPASRLPMGVISPPDLAIHLRRAQQLDIKLPFHFLEQASSLYDLDGRLVRQDGQPAVSAPAASP